The Nocardioides humi genome includes a region encoding these proteins:
- a CDS encoding thiamine pyrophosphate-binding protein has translation MPLVHETVATALLDSGMTTMFGVLGDANMVYVHDFTEGGGNYLAAAEERAAVMMAIGAAQLTGSVGVATVTHGPGLTNAFTSLVEAVRGRVPLLLLTGETPPVHDYVQAIDIPTVVNATGATYRRVLDPAHTYHDVCQALREARAARLPVVLDVPYRLLWEESARSGRPAVPRPRQAVSPGEDAMDAALGIIASASRPVVLAGRGATAPAARDALLRLSERLGAPVATSLMGRDLFKGEPWDLGVLGTVSHDIAIDTVGSSDCVIAFGASLNKYTSSHGWLYDGRAVIQVDNDPERIGRHAGATTGVVGDAESVALAMVEALDSIGHSPSGFRSQALADRLAARDPRADFKDTSGAEYVDARTAMIRLDEVLPPDRLVVSDVGRFVIAPWKYLHVSHPGDFAHTANFGSIGLGLAAAAGASAVRTDRITVAVVGDGGLMMSLAEIATVVRHSLPLVVVVVNDTCYGAEWAQLEKFGIDPRMSLFDWPSFAEVARSMGAHAVTARTENELDVVAEHISRGELPLVVDLRIDPAVEIGDVR, from the coding sequence ATGCCCTTGGTCCACGAAACCGTCGCTACTGCACTGTTGGACAGCGGGATGACGACGATGTTCGGTGTTCTCGGCGACGCCAACATGGTCTACGTTCACGACTTCACCGAGGGGGGCGGCAACTACCTCGCCGCTGCGGAGGAGCGCGCCGCCGTCATGATGGCGATCGGTGCGGCGCAGCTCACCGGCTCGGTGGGCGTCGCCACGGTCACCCACGGCCCCGGGCTGACCAACGCCTTCACCTCGCTGGTCGAAGCGGTACGTGGTCGGGTTCCCCTCCTTCTGCTCACCGGCGAGACGCCGCCGGTCCACGACTACGTGCAAGCGATCGACATCCCGACCGTGGTCAATGCCACCGGGGCCACCTATCGACGGGTGCTCGACCCCGCACACACCTACCACGACGTTTGCCAAGCGCTGCGTGAGGCTCGGGCCGCACGCCTGCCCGTCGTCCTCGACGTGCCCTACCGGCTCCTGTGGGAGGAGAGCGCGAGAAGCGGTCGTCCCGCGGTGCCTCGGCCGCGGCAGGCCGTCTCGCCGGGCGAGGACGCAATGGACGCCGCCCTCGGGATCATCGCCTCCGCCAGCAGGCCCGTGGTTCTTGCCGGCCGCGGCGCCACAGCCCCCGCCGCCCGCGACGCGCTACTCCGGCTGTCCGAACGTCTGGGCGCCCCGGTGGCCACCTCTCTGATGGGCCGCGACCTGTTCAAGGGCGAGCCGTGGGACCTCGGCGTCCTGGGAACCGTCAGTCACGACATCGCGATCGACACCGTCGGCAGCTCCGACTGCGTCATCGCCTTCGGAGCCAGCCTGAACAAATACACCTCTTCCCACGGCTGGCTCTACGACGGACGCGCAGTGATTCAGGTCGACAACGACCCAGAACGTATCGGCCGACATGCTGGGGCGACGACCGGCGTGGTGGGAGATGCGGAGTCTGTGGCGCTCGCGATGGTCGAGGCACTAGACAGCATCGGGCACTCCCCCTCAGGCTTCCGTTCCCAGGCACTCGCCGACCGGTTGGCGGCCCGTGACCCGCGTGCCGACTTCAAGGACACCAGCGGCGCTGAGTACGTCGATGCCCGAACGGCCATGATCCGTCTCGACGAGGTGTTGCCCCCGGATCGTCTCGTCGTCAGCGACGTCGGCCGCTTCGTCATCGCTCCCTGGAAGTACCTGCACGTGTCTCATCCGGGGGACTTCGCGCATACCGCCAACTTCGGGTCGATCGGGCTCGGCCTCGCCGCGGCCGCCGGCGCGTCGGCCGTGCGGACCGATCGGATCACCGTCGCCGTCGTCGGCGACGGTGGCCTGATGATGAGCCTGGCCGAGATCGCCACCGTCGTACGGCACTCGCTGCCGCTGGTCGTCGTGGTGGTCAACGACACCTGCTACGGCGCCGAATGGGCCCAGCTGGAGAAGTTCGGCATCGATCCGAGGATGTCGCTCTTCGACTGGCCGTCCTTCGCGGAGGTGGCTCGGTCCATGGGAGCTCACGCCGTCACCGCGCGCACCGAGAACGAGCTCGACGTCGTGGCCGAGCACATCTCACGCGGCGAGCTCCCGCTGGTGGTCGACCTCCGCATCGACCCCGCTGTCGAGATCGGCGACGTGCGCTGA
- a CDS encoding ABC transporter ATP-binding protein: protein MTCLIGRNGAGKSSLVNALAGLVKPSGGRIVLDGKDLSRAGAATRSRAGIALVPESRRVYGSLSALENIWLGARGNKREAEERLASIIELFPAIERFQDRGGNQLSGGEQQMVAIARALMCDPKVLVLDEPSLGLAPIVVKAVLGGIEQLALRGQAILLIEQNGRAALRISQHAYAMARGEIHSLDHQSPEFNERELQALYL from the coding sequence ATCACCTGCCTCATCGGCCGCAACGGCGCTGGCAAGTCCTCCCTGGTCAACGCCCTGGCCGGTCTGGTCAAGCCTTCCGGCGGGCGGATCGTGCTGGATGGCAAGGATCTCTCCCGGGCAGGTGCGGCAACGCGATCTCGGGCCGGCATCGCCCTGGTGCCCGAGAGCCGTCGTGTCTACGGCTCGCTCAGCGCGCTGGAGAACATCTGGCTCGGCGCGCGTGGCAACAAGCGCGAGGCCGAGGAGCGCCTCGCGTCGATCATCGAGCTGTTTCCGGCGATCGAGCGCTTTCAGGACCGTGGGGGCAATCAACTCTCCGGCGGCGAGCAGCAGATGGTGGCGATCGCCCGAGCGCTGATGTGCGACCCGAAGGTGCTGGTGCTCGACGAGCCGAGTCTGGGCCTGGCGCCGATCGTCGTCAAGGCGGTGCTGGGGGGTATCGAGCAGCTTGCGCTACGGGGTCAGGCCATCTTGCTCATCGAGCAGAACGGTCGCGCCGCGCTCCGGATCTCCCAACACGCCTACGCGATGGCGCGGGGAGAGATCCATTCCCTCGATCACCAATCCCCCGAGTTCAACGAGCGGGAGCTGCAGGCTCTGTACCTCTGA
- a CDS encoding ATP-binding cassette domain-containing protein encodes MNLSAITGDAFVQAYLLTLLATYSMYVVLRAGVYSIATVGFMGIGAYTTAILTVNHGWPAMPAVLAGILVAMVVGAVLGRLIEKLRGAYQAIATLAFVMIVQTVAFAWTNVTGGYLGIVGIPLWATTTWLVILAVVVAGFCVALELSKLGRRQRAAFHDEIAAASIGINVASNKFVAVVVSAGLGGLAGAAQAGNQFVVDSTIYGFSLVITVLSCIVIGGSRSFLGPIVGTFVVVALPLVFSSYATFASIVVAVVTLVIMLFLPRGIVQVVPIDASRVTRWLRKPPSVDSLAERESPSERFAPQSRSSRDPLVARKITRSFGAVKAVSDVSLEVQPGQVVGLIGPNGAGKTTALNLIAGVSLLDEGTITVGDKRIETLPSYKVEREGVARTFQTCRLFAEATVWENVLLAASSGRSRARRNELNDARCALAALELAGCLEDVDRIATELPYSHQRRVEIARALATEPKFILLDEPAAGMPESEADALADIVRGVAARGIGVLVIDHNVSWICSISSRVLVQNFGSTIADGPPDEIINNPVVISAYIGAEDDHTAAEVGEPAGAVDA; translated from the coding sequence ATGAATCTGTCCGCCATCACCGGTGACGCCTTCGTTCAGGCCTACCTGCTGACCCTCCTCGCGACGTACAGCATGTACGTCGTCCTGCGAGCAGGCGTGTACTCGATCGCCACGGTCGGGTTCATGGGCATCGGCGCGTATACGACGGCGATCCTGACCGTCAACCACGGCTGGCCCGCGATGCCGGCCGTGCTCGCGGGGATCCTGGTCGCCATGGTCGTCGGGGCCGTCCTCGGCAGGCTGATCGAGAAGCTCCGCGGTGCCTACCAGGCCATCGCGACCCTCGCCTTCGTCATGATCGTGCAGACTGTCGCGTTCGCCTGGACGAACGTGACCGGTGGCTATCTCGGGATCGTCGGAATCCCGCTGTGGGCAACCACCACCTGGCTCGTCATCCTGGCCGTGGTCGTCGCGGGCTTCTGCGTCGCCCTCGAGCTGTCCAAGCTCGGTCGTCGACAACGTGCGGCCTTTCACGACGAGATCGCGGCCGCCTCGATCGGCATCAACGTCGCGTCGAACAAGTTCGTGGCGGTCGTTGTCAGCGCTGGGCTCGGCGGCCTGGCGGGCGCCGCCCAAGCGGGCAACCAGTTCGTGGTGGACTCCACCATCTACGGCTTCTCCCTCGTCATCACCGTGCTGTCCTGCATCGTCATCGGCGGCTCACGCTCATTCCTGGGGCCGATCGTCGGCACGTTCGTCGTCGTGGCCCTTCCACTGGTGTTCAGCAGCTATGCCACCTTCGCCTCCATCGTGGTGGCTGTCGTCACATTGGTGATCATGTTGTTCCTTCCCCGCGGCATCGTGCAGGTGGTGCCGATCGACGCCTCGAGAGTCACCCGTTGGCTCCGCAAGCCGCCGAGCGTGGACTCGCTGGCGGAGCGCGAGTCTCCCTCCGAGCGGTTCGCTCCCCAATCCCGCTCCTCCCGAGACCCTCTGGTGGCGCGGAAGATCACCCGCAGCTTCGGCGCTGTGAAGGCGGTCAGCGATGTCTCGCTCGAGGTGCAACCGGGGCAGGTTGTCGGTCTGATCGGGCCGAACGGAGCGGGCAAGACGACAGCCCTGAACCTCATCGCCGGCGTTTCGCTGCTGGACGAAGGAACGATCACGGTCGGCGACAAGCGGATCGAGACCCTTCCGTCGTACAAGGTCGAGCGCGAGGGTGTGGCCCGGACCTTCCAGACCTGCCGGCTCTTCGCCGAGGCCACTGTCTGGGAGAACGTGCTCCTCGCCGCCAGTTCGGGCCGAAGTCGCGCCCGTCGCAACGAGCTGAACGATGCGAGGTGCGCGCTGGCCGCGCTGGAGCTCGCGGGCTGCCTCGAAGATGTGGACCGGATCGCCACCGAGCTCCCTTACTCTCATCAGCGGCGCGTCGAGATCGCCCGAGCGCTGGCCACCGAGCCGAAGTTCATCCTGCTCGACGAGCCTGCAGCCGGAATGCCGGAGTCGGAGGCCGACGCGTTGGCCGACATCGTCCGCGGTGTCGCGGCGCGTGGCATCGGTGTCTTGGTGATCGACCACAACGTGTCGTGGATCTGCTCGATCTCGTCGCGTGTCCTGGTGCAGAACTTCGGCTCCACGATCGCCGACGGGCCGCCCGACGAGATCATCAACAACCCCGTCGTCATCTCGGCGTACATCGGAGCCGAGGACGACCACACGGCCGCTGAGGTCGGAGAGCCAGCAGGAGCCGTCGATGCTTGA
- a CDS encoding branched-chain amino acid ABC transporter permease translates to MGLIVELLFNGVIAGCVYLLFTTGFTLLYGTFKIVNLAQGAILVVGGFVGIYFDNTLDAPLIVSILGAGVAAGILTVVMDVLVVRPADRAHGGGQVVGSDFAPLVVTLAFGTVVLGLLVNRVGHEPYAFNNDGWFTAPAFGFVSRIDIVLLAVTAAFGLLLYWAINRTSAGAKVRAVAEDRSMAAAVGVRPGVVSAWTFFAAGAFTGVAGVLIGVKYSNINVSIWESYLIIGFVIATVGGLGSVLGTAVASFVMGIVFQVAGSFYSQPVVNIIVYGLLFVTLFLRPSGLFGQRSYTQGVTRT, encoded by the coding sequence GTGGGCCTGATCGTCGAACTGTTGTTCAACGGTGTGATCGCCGGGTGTGTGTACCTGCTGTTCACAACCGGTTTCACCCTGCTCTACGGCACCTTCAAGATCGTCAACCTTGCGCAGGGGGCGATCCTTGTCGTCGGCGGCTTCGTCGGAATCTACTTCGACAACACCCTGGACGCTCCACTGATCGTCTCGATCCTCGGTGCCGGTGTCGCGGCGGGCATCCTCACCGTGGTCATGGACGTGCTCGTCGTGCGTCCTGCGGACCGCGCTCACGGCGGCGGACAGGTGGTCGGCAGCGACTTCGCGCCGCTGGTCGTGACCCTCGCCTTCGGCACCGTCGTGCTCGGGCTGCTGGTGAACCGGGTCGGTCACGAGCCCTACGCCTTCAACAACGACGGGTGGTTCACCGCACCCGCGTTCGGCTTCGTCTCGCGCATCGACATCGTGCTCCTGGCCGTCACGGCTGCCTTCGGCCTCCTGCTGTATTGGGCGATCAACCGGACCTCGGCAGGAGCGAAGGTGCGCGCAGTCGCCGAGGACCGTTCGATGGCGGCCGCCGTCGGGGTCCGTCCTGGCGTCGTCAGCGCGTGGACCTTCTTCGCGGCGGGCGCATTCACGGGCGTCGCTGGCGTGCTCATCGGGGTGAAGTACAGCAACATCAATGTCTCGATCTGGGAGAGCTACCTGATCATCGGCTTCGTGATCGCAACAGTCGGCGGGCTCGGGAGCGTGCTGGGGACCGCCGTCGCCTCGTTCGTGATGGGGATCGTCTTCCAGGTCGCCGGCTCGTTCTACAGCCAGCCCGTCGTCAACATCATCGTCTACGGCCTGCTCTTCGTCACCTTGTTCCTGCGGCCGTCTGGTCTTTTCGGCCAGCGGAGCTACACCCAGGGGGTCACCCGCACATGA
- a CDS encoding zinc-binding dehydrogenase, with amino-acid sequence MRAFVIEELGRFGVRDDVETLDCGPDEIRVAIKAAGVCRTDLSATDGKWPTKLPLVAGHEGSGVIVEVGANVTDRRVGQHVMIDSPACGQCYLCTHGAPTLCEKRDLSGTGVRFRLADGTPVQSMIGRGTWSQELIVHWTAGIVMPEGVPYEISSIIGCAVRTGTGQVINVARPEVGASALFFGGGGIGACAVMGARLSGCGVIAVVEPALPKHDALRAFGATHVITPEQVGDAIHDLTDGRGFDYVFENVGRPETIRAAWDATRIHGTTVVTGLGGTEGRVEFDLNELSVHAKTLIGNVGGDCLPQRDPARFAELYLLGKLDLDRLVTDRITMDDLPTALKALDTDPHVLRQVALFD; translated from the coding sequence GTGCGCGCATTTGTGATCGAGGAGCTGGGCCGGTTCGGCGTCCGCGACGACGTCGAGACGCTCGACTGCGGACCGGACGAGATCCGCGTCGCGATCAAGGCGGCCGGCGTATGCCGAACCGATCTGTCAGCGACCGACGGCAAGTGGCCGACCAAGCTCCCTCTGGTCGCCGGGCACGAGGGTTCCGGCGTGATCGTCGAGGTGGGTGCCAATGTGACCGACCGCCGGGTCGGTCAGCACGTCATGATCGACTCCCCGGCCTGCGGGCAGTGCTACCTGTGCACGCACGGCGCGCCCACACTGTGCGAGAAGCGGGACCTCTCCGGCACCGGCGTCCGATTCCGGCTCGCCGACGGCACACCAGTCCAGTCGATGATCGGGCGCGGCACGTGGTCTCAGGAGCTGATCGTCCACTGGACCGCCGGCATCGTCATGCCCGAGGGCGTGCCGTACGAGATCTCGAGCATCATCGGCTGCGCGGTGCGCACGGGAACCGGACAGGTCATCAACGTCGCCCGCCCCGAGGTCGGCGCCAGTGCCCTCTTCTTCGGCGGGGGCGGCATCGGTGCCTGCGCTGTGATGGGCGCGCGGCTCTCCGGCTGCGGCGTCATCGCCGTCGTCGAGCCGGCGCTGCCCAAGCACGATGCGCTGCGCGCGTTCGGCGCCACGCACGTCATCACGCCCGAGCAGGTGGGAGACGCCATCCACGATCTCACCGACGGCCGGGGTTTCGACTACGTCTTCGAGAACGTGGGCCGACCGGAGACGATCCGCGCCGCATGGGACGCCACCCGCATCCACGGGACCACCGTCGTCACCGGACTGGGCGGGACCGAGGGACGCGTCGAGTTCGACCTCAACGAGCTCTCGGTGCACGCCAAGACCCTGATCGGCAACGTCGGCGGTGACTGCCTGCCCCAGCGCGACCCGGCACGGTTCGCAGAGCTGTATCTGCTGGGCAAGCTCGACCTCGACCGGCTCGTCACCGACCGGATCACGATGGACGACCTCCCCACGGCGCTGAAGGCACTCGACACCGATCCCCACGTCCTGCGACAGGTCGCGCTCTTCGACTGA
- a CDS encoding cyclase family protein has translation MIHSAESRPSNWGRWGDDDQRGAANLATPEVTRAAAQAVSTGIVISLADEVRRDRVPIAPARNPVTHLMSMDGGDFAAGFAMPGSDHGVADDYMFIACQGTSHVDALCHLWYDRRLYNDFSPDRVRSYGATRLGIENLVHLVSRGILLDVAAWRGVPHLEDKDRIGADELQEICRAKGIRLRPGDVVLVRTGWRLVHDLDPTRYHASSPGITFDAARWLARQDIAAVGADNIAVEVMDSPHSFADDGPAPECHKLLIRDCGVYLFELLNLEDLAANDAVEFMFVAAPLRITGGAGSPVNPLAIL, from the coding sequence ATGATCCACTCAGCCGAATCCCGTCCGTCGAACTGGGGACGGTGGGGCGACGACGACCAGCGGGGAGCAGCCAACCTCGCCACCCCTGAGGTCACACGTGCGGCCGCCCAGGCGGTATCGACGGGCATCGTGATCTCGCTTGCCGACGAGGTGCGCCGCGACCGTGTTCCGATCGCGCCGGCGCGCAACCCGGTGACCCACCTGATGAGCATGGACGGCGGTGACTTCGCCGCCGGGTTCGCGATGCCGGGATCCGATCACGGCGTGGCGGACGACTACATGTTCATCGCGTGCCAGGGAACGAGCCACGTCGACGCGCTGTGTCACCTTTGGTACGACCGCAGGCTCTACAACGACTTCTCGCCCGATCGGGTGCGCAGCTATGGTGCTACGCGCCTTGGTATCGAGAACCTCGTCCACCTCGTGAGTCGTGGGATACTGCTCGATGTCGCGGCGTGGAGAGGCGTCCCCCATCTCGAAGACAAGGACCGGATCGGGGCCGACGAACTGCAGGAGATCTGTCGCGCCAAGGGGATCCGGCTGCGACCCGGCGACGTCGTTCTGGTGAGGACCGGCTGGCGTCTGGTCCACGACTTGGACCCCACGCGATACCACGCGAGCTCGCCAGGTATCACTTTCGACGCCGCACGGTGGCTAGCCCGCCAAGACATCGCGGCCGTCGGCGCGGACAATATCGCCGTAGAGGTGATGGACAGCCCCCATTCATTTGCCGACGACGGTCCCGCCCCGGAGTGCCACAAGCTGCTGATCAGGGACTGTGGCGTCTATCTGTTCGAGCTGCTCAACCTCGAGGACCTCGCCGCGAACGACGCGGTCGAGTTCATGTTCGTCGCGGCGCCACTGCGCATCACCGGCGGCGCGGGTAGCCCGGTGAATCCCCTCGCCATCCTCTGA
- a CDS encoding Zn-ribbon domain-containing OB-fold protein: MSDMSAASPAPPEPSADRVSAPYWEALRNGSLVLQRCSQCHRFQHFPSAICGTCLSFDLRFEPVSGQGRVDTFVTIHHVTSPAYADRAPYSVAWVELPEQAGLRVLGIVETEDAATPRIGADVRLRLVPVSPRLTLPEFVVAS, translated from the coding sequence ATGAGCGATATGTCCGCGGCCTCGCCTGCGCCTCCCGAGCCGTCGGCGGACCGGGTCAGCGCGCCGTACTGGGAGGCGTTGCGCAACGGCTCGCTCGTGCTCCAGCGCTGCTCCCAGTGCCACCGCTTCCAGCACTTCCCGAGCGCGATCTGCGGCACCTGCCTGTCCTTCGATCTTCGGTTCGAGCCGGTGTCCGGGCAGGGACGCGTCGACACGTTCGTGACAATCCACCACGTCACCTCCCCGGCCTATGCGGACCGGGCGCCGTACTCGGTCGCCTGGGTCGAGCTGCCGGAGCAGGCGGGGCTGCGGGTGTTGGGCATCGTCGAGACCGAGGACGCAGCTACGCCACGGATCGGCGCTGACGTGCGGTTGCGGCTCGTGCCAGTGTCGCCGCGTCTGACGCTGCCCGAGTTCGTCGTCGCTTCGTGA
- a CDS encoding acyl-CoA dehydrogenase family protein produces the protein MDLHDTEAEAGLRAKVRDWLSTHVPASLRSGMSIAERADLDRVLAGGGYLGLTWPRVHGGAGLSAVEASVFDEEAARLGIDLSRSPSRLGLNMMGPAMMAHGTREQQQRFLPPVLGVEQLWCQGFSEPDAGSDLAAVRTLAVRDGDGYRVNGTKIWTTQAHVADLCLLLVRTEPDAPRHHNLSMLLLDMHQPGVTVSPIRDLAGEHEFNEVHLDGALVPRENLLGEPGGGWKVAMTTLTSERSYALRGKYVVFHRQLRRIGSLLAEHGGASRPSWVQRLGDLSADVHSVRNLSYRAVSLVASGRSAGSIAPVAHLWTGQTHQRLVEFGFEVSSVLGVDTDYWYRLWLETRAETIYGGAAQVQRNMIAERILALPR, from the coding sequence ATGGACCTCCACGACACCGAAGCCGAGGCGGGCCTGCGGGCGAAAGTACGCGACTGGCTGTCCACCCACGTGCCGGCATCGCTGCGCAGTGGGATGAGCATCGCCGAGCGAGCCGACCTGGACCGGGTGCTCGCGGGCGGGGGCTACCTGGGACTGACCTGGCCGCGCGTGCACGGGGGAGCGGGATTGTCGGCGGTCGAGGCGTCCGTGTTCGACGAGGAGGCGGCGCGGCTGGGGATCGACCTGTCCAGATCGCCCTCCCGCCTGGGGCTGAACATGATGGGACCCGCGATGATGGCGCACGGGACCCGCGAGCAGCAGCAGCGGTTCCTGCCGCCCGTCTTGGGCGTCGAGCAGCTATGGTGCCAGGGATTCAGCGAGCCGGACGCCGGCTCCGACCTCGCCGCGGTCCGTACGCTGGCCGTCCGCGACGGTGACGGCTACCGCGTGAACGGCACCAAGATCTGGACGACCCAGGCGCACGTCGCCGATCTCTGTCTGCTCCTGGTGAGGACCGAGCCCGACGCTCCCCGCCACCACAACCTGTCGATGCTGTTGCTGGACATGCACCAGCCCGGCGTCACGGTCTCGCCGATCCGTGACCTCGCGGGTGAGCACGAGTTCAACGAGGTGCACCTCGACGGCGCCCTGGTCCCCCGGGAGAATCTGCTCGGGGAGCCCGGCGGGGGATGGAAGGTCGCGATGACGACCCTGACCTCCGAGCGCAGCTACGCGCTGCGCGGCAAGTACGTCGTCTTCCACCGCCAGCTGAGGCGGATCGGGAGCCTGCTGGCCGAGCACGGCGGCGCGAGCCGGCCCAGCTGGGTGCAGCGCCTCGGCGATCTGTCCGCGGACGTCCATTCGGTGCGCAACCTCTCCTATCGGGCGGTCTCCTTGGTAGCGAGCGGTCGATCAGCCGGTTCGATCGCCCCGGTCGCCCACCTGTGGACGGGACAGACGCACCAGCGACTGGTCGAGTTCGGCTTCGAGGTCTCCTCGGTCCTCGGGGTGGACACCGACTACTGGTATCGGCTCTGGCTCGAGACACGCGCGGAGACCATCTACGGCGGTGCCGCGCAGGTCCAGCGCAACATGATCGCCGAGCGCATCTTGGCGCTGCCCCGATGA
- a CDS encoding acyl-CoA dehydrogenase family protein, translating to MEFLLSREDLDVVELAREAIGAHVPLSRVRESEEWRGWVALGSAGWLHACLSGEVSMPVLSAIAREAGRVAGSGQFVSNAWTIPKLLSSAADEDAGAAWLDHHGSRPGALLHAGMGERSVLAGLGPGYDLYLVQASGAAPTLHRCDHGTVLSSPVAGLSLGAARLDELPAPDATLPLALTSEQAQAITRGARVLAAGAAAGLADELVARTVSHVTSREQFGQPLGRFQAVKHLLADAHAGAEVAWLSVLFAAADGDDAAADHAELLSRRALTFAAQTSSQLQGAMGFTWESDLHLLLKAGLDIRATTQDPTVVAQRSGLATMATVPTMGE from the coding sequence GTGGAGTTCTTGCTGTCCCGTGAGGATCTGGATGTTGTGGAGTTGGCGCGCGAGGCCATCGGTGCGCACGTTCCGCTCTCCCGGGTACGCGAGTCCGAGGAGTGGCGCGGATGGGTCGCCCTCGGGTCCGCCGGCTGGCTGCATGCCTGTCTGTCGGGCGAGGTGAGCATGCCGGTGCTGAGCGCGATCGCCAGAGAGGCCGGCAGAGTCGCCGGCTCGGGCCAGTTCGTGAGCAACGCATGGACGATCCCGAAGCTCCTGTCGTCGGCCGCGGACGAGGACGCCGGTGCCGCGTGGCTGGACCACCATGGGTCACGGCCCGGTGCTCTGCTCCACGCGGGTATGGGGGAGCGGTCGGTCCTCGCCGGTCTCGGGCCGGGCTATGACCTGTACCTCGTCCAGGCGAGCGGGGCCGCGCCCACGCTGCACCGGTGCGACCACGGCACCGTGCTCTCGTCTCCCGTGGCCGGCCTCTCGCTGGGGGCGGCCCGCCTGGACGAGCTCCCTGCCCCGGACGCGACGCTCCCCCTCGCGCTCACCTCCGAGCAGGCACAGGCCATCACCCGCGGAGCCCGCGTCCTCGCTGCGGGCGCCGCGGCCGGCCTGGCCGATGAGCTGGTGGCGCGGACCGTGTCGCATGTGACATCGCGCGAGCAGTTCGGCCAGCCGCTAGGTCGGTTCCAAGCGGTCAAGCATCTGCTGGCCGACGCCCATGCCGGAGCAGAGGTCGCCTGGCTGTCGGTCCTGTTCGCCGCGGCCGACGGCGACGACGCGGCCGCAGACCACGCCGAGTTGCTCTCCCGACGCGCCCTGACCTTCGCCGCGCAGACCTCGTCGCAACTCCAGGGAGCGATGGGCTTCACCTGGGAGAGCGATCTGCACCTGCTGCTCAAGGCCGGACTCGACATCCGCGCGACGACCCAGGATCCGACGGTCGTCGCCCAGCGCAGCGGTCTGGCGACGATGGCCACCGTACCGACGATGGGAGAGTGA
- a CDS encoding SDR family NAD(P)-dependent oxidoreductase, with product MVTGATRGLGRHMVEAFAARGAEVIVVSRKQEACEQVARELQETHGGIAHAHSCHMGSWEAVTDLATDVHSSLGPLDVLVNNAGISPTYDSLTSISEELWDKTLDVNLKGPFRLSALVGAEMVSARGGTIINISSVASIRPAADWLPYSTAKAGLNAMTEGLARGLGPTVRVNGVICGAFLTDIAQGWDESGTQARMKATTALERAADPSEIVGTVLYLSSDLSSYTTGAMIRVDGGRI from the coding sequence ATGGTCACGGGGGCGACCCGAGGCCTGGGGCGCCACATGGTCGAGGCGTTCGCTGCCCGCGGCGCGGAGGTCATCGTCGTCAGCCGCAAGCAAGAGGCCTGCGAGCAGGTGGCTCGCGAGCTCCAGGAGACCCATGGGGGCATAGCGCACGCGCACAGCTGTCATATGGGCTCCTGGGAAGCCGTCACCGACCTCGCGACGGACGTCCACTCCTCCCTCGGCCCGCTCGACGTGCTCGTCAACAACGCAGGCATCTCGCCCACCTATGACTCCCTGACGTCGATCAGCGAAGAACTGTGGGACAAGACGCTCGACGTCAACCTCAAAGGCCCCTTCCGACTGAGCGCACTCGTGGGCGCCGAGATGGTGAGCGCCCGGGGCGGAACCATCATCAACATCTCCAGTGTGGCCTCGATCCGGCCCGCGGCGGACTGGCTGCCGTATTCGACCGCCAAGGCCGGGCTCAATGCGATGACCGAAGGGCTCGCGCGCGGGCTTGGCCCGACGGTGCGGGTGAACGGCGTCATCTGCGGGGCGTTCCTGACCGACATCGCCCAAGGGTGGGACGAGTCGGGCACGCAGGCTCGGATGAAGGCGACCACCGCGCTCGAACGAGCCGCCGACCCCAGCGAGATCGTCGGCACAGTTCTCTATCTGTCCAGCGACCTCTCGTCCTATACGACAGGGGCGATGATCCGGGTCGACGGCGGTCGCATATGA